In the genome of Fusarium poae strain DAOMC 252244 chromosome 1, whole genome shotgun sequence, the window CAAGTATTGAGGATGAGGGTGAGGATTATGATCAAGAAGAACCTAAGCAACTGCGTGCGGTACGTACCTCACCTGCCTCCTCTGCTCCTTCCATCTGTTCGTTCTGCCTCTCACCACCAAGATCCTGACCTTCTCGGGTTTTTCTTCCTCTCTTTCCCTCCtctatttcttttttttcttcctcttctttctcttttccttgcCGGTCTTTCCTTCCCTTTGCCGTCCACCTCTTTTCCTTCGAGTTCGCAGCATTTATCACGACTGCTTTCTTCCCCTCCATTAACGTAACCGGCCCTAGTCACAAATCTTGAACCTCAACCcgaacatcaacatcaatatcTTCCCCAATTGCAAGACCTGGTTGCAGACGATCTCGAGCAGGCACTGATTCTCCCTCAAATCCACCACCACCCTCAATCCAGTAACAGCAATTCCCCCGAAACTTTCCACATGATGAACCAAAGTCATCACCAGCAATCAGAAATGTATTACCCTCAGTATCCGACGCAACAGTACAATCCGTATCCTTATCCTACGAATGGTGCCCATACTCCCGCTGTCTCCACTCCCATGCCTGGGCCTCAGAATGTACTGCCCGTACCTTCGGCTCTGAGCAATCAAGGAGCCATGCCCCAGGCAGCTTATAGCAACAATGCCCCCGCTGGCAACTTCGACACAACTGGACAGCACAACCCTCCAGGCATGAAGCCTAGAGTCACAGCAACCTTATGGGAGGACGAAGGCAGCCTGTGTTTTCAGGTTGAAGCCAGAGGTATCTGTGTCGCACGGAGAGAAGGTAAGCAATTGCGTTTCCAAGCGCCAAATGTACTTGCCAAACTAACTCGATTTAAAAGACAACCATATGATCAATGGTACCAAGCTATTGAACGTCGCTGGTATGACCCGAGGCCGTCGGGATGGTATTCTGAAAAGTGAAAAGGTTCGACATGTTGTCAAGATTGGTCCTATGCATCTGAAGGGTGTTTGGTAAGTCTGGTTCATCTAAACCCTAGATATCGCATGACTAACCAAGAAATAGGATCCCTTACGACCGCGCCCTGGATTTCGCGAACAAGGAGAAGATCACCGAACTTCTTTACCCTTTGTTCGTTCACAACATTGGCGCTCTTCTATACCACCCTTCAAACTCAAACAGGACAAGCCAAGTGATGGCTGCCGCTGAACGAAAAAAGAATGAAGCAATCGTCGGTAACCGATCATTACCTTCGCTTGTTCAGTCGCATCACCAAATGATGCCTGCAATGCCTACTGGATACACTTCTCAGCAGCCCCTCACGAACGGACATCAATCTATGGCAAACACACCTCAGCCTCTCACGAATGGTTCCCAGCCTCCCATGAATGGTTCTCAGACTCCCATGAATGGCTCTCAGCCACCCATGCAAAACGGAGGTGGTATGCTCAAGCGAGTGCgcgaagacgatgatgacttgCATCGTTCTGGTCCTAATGGACATGATCCCATGAACAACATGCATGGAATGCCCAACGGATATCCCCACCAGTCGCCCCTCGGAAGCGTCCACCAACCCCCCATGCAGAATGGAAATGATGGTGGGCTCAAGCGAGGCCGAGAAGAGCACGACGACATCCACAGGACAGGCCCCAATGGCCATGATCCAATGAACAACATGCCGGGTGGCATGCCTAGCCTCCCAACTTATGCCCCACCACCTCTCCAGAATCTTCACCAGCCTCTTTCCAACGGTGATAGCGGCATGCTTAAGCGCGGccgagacgacgacgatgatgtcCACCGGTCAAGTCCCAACGGTCATGACGCCAACGGCAATTTCGAGCTCAAGAGACGCAAGACCGAGACCTCTACCTCGAATGATATGCTCCCTCAATCCCCATACTACACCCTGTCCAATGGAGCATACCAGGgtcctatgatgaacggcatGAACCCCTATAAGCGACGGGACGATGAAGCCGAGACACCTCGACCAGGCCCAAATATGAATGATCTAAACCACTTTGACCTGAAGCAGCGACACAAGACGATGGAGTCGAGCGTCCCTGCTCCTCAGTATGACGCGATGAACCGACCCCACTCCAGTATTGGAAATTCGCCTGCGTATGCTTCTGCCCCTACTGGCTACGATCATCTTACCCGACCTGCCTCCACCGTCGCGGTATCTCCCTCATATCCTGCTGGTCCTGGTTATGAACTGGCTCGACCTCCGACCAATGTCCCTAGAAGACAACAGTCCTTTAGCTAATCTTGCCCATGATCATCATTATCCAATTCACACTCAGGCTGATCTTGTTTCATGAATTCAACAAGGCTATGacatcaagatcaagccGAGTGCTTACTTGATAGACGGCAGTGGAGAGGGAACCACCTCCTGTAACATGGGGGCGTAACGAAACATTCTTTCggatttcttttttctttatcttttttccttttaagACTTTTGCATGCTTTATGTCGGGTACTCGCAGATGAAATCCCACCGAAAACCCTTGGATCAAAAGACGATGCTGACGAGTTCACGAACGACTTCCGATTCTATGTTTAACCAGCATGCTCTGTCACGGATATACATGACTAATGAGTCACGTTTTGCATGGAGGCTTAATTTCCGGGAAGAATCACTGCATCAACTTTTTCTTTCTGATTGATTACTCCAGAATGCGATATGATCGCATGGTATGGGGACAGCACTGCCTGTAATGAGCCCAGGCGGGAATGATGAGTTCGGAACAGTTTCAGGTATAACTTCTTGCTCTGGCAGACCGCCAGTGACTCGGGATGTTGGAGGACGAGGACAAGCCTGAAACTGGATCTTGATGACGATTTACGACTTAAatttctctcttcttcacttCTTTCTACTCGTGTAAGTCTCTGCTTGAGCGGAGAGCGCCCGAGCGGGGTGTGTGTTTTTGGGAATGTTGCTTTACTAGGTAACGAATTATGAGGGAACAATAAAAGCATCTTTTTTCGAGATTACATACAATTAGAGTGTTTGATCTAATGGAACGATATGCATGTAGATTTGTGATCTGTGGCAATGAAATTGTATGAGCGTCTAGAGTGAAAGTACTATAAAGAACGCATGGGCAAATTATGACTGCAAGTCTGTAAATCATGCAAAAAACCATAACATATCAGCGTGTACCCATTATACGACCAGGCTATGCTTGCGAAATTGTAGATCATGCCATGCAGTTCCCAAGGCTACAGTGGTCGTTGGTTGGATTAAGGTCGGTCGTTGTGGCATCACGTGAACGGGTCCCACAGTGGTTGTCCGGGCGACCAGTGTCAATAGAGATCGGTGTTAGTTCTCGACCGTTGAGCTTTATTTTCCAAACAACTGCAACAATAAAAAGTACCTTGGTTCAGCCAGACGATCAAGTCAGTAACATACTCTTCCTCTTGTGCTTTGTTTCTTCGATTGcattttgcttttgcttttgctttcaGCGCGCATCACTATGGATACACCGTTATCATCTGTTCAAGATTCCAATCTTAACATTCAATCATCAGCCACCTCCGAGCAGTACGACAACTTCGACGTACAAGCCGTGAATATTGAAACACAAAGCGAACCTCATCGAGGGTCATCCCCATTTGTATCAGCTATCAGCGACTCTGCGCTTTCCGACCAGGAGAACCGTTCTCCCTCAAAGTCACGACACTCTAGAATTCTTTCAGGGGCGACTTTGTCACCGCTCAGAATCCTTACCGACCAACAAGAAGGGAGGGACGGAAGACCGACCGACAGAAGTCACGGTCCTCGCAGCCCTAGAAAGGTGTCTCCCGAGAAACGTTTTCCTGTTAAGATCAGTAACTCCCTCGACACACCGCGCACTTCCCACGAGAGCACAATGAGCTTAGAGGACGCCGTGCGACAGAACGCAGGCCTCAAGCGAGCAATTGATATCTTTGAAGACGAACAAAGTGTGCCGGAAGACGGCCGAGACACTATGGACGTTTCTTCTGGCAATGCCAACATGAACCTTGAAGGGGAGATGGAGGTCGACGAGTCTTTATGCCCAGATGAATCAATGATCAGCACATTTAGCACATTCTCAGCTGTTCCAAACTTGACCATGTTCGCCAAACTGGGACAGAGCCCTACCAAGCTGTCCGACATGGGCGGTCTCACACCTCGAGCCAAAACAAAAGCCGACCCTTCACCATCAAGAACACCACAAGCCAGAACAAAACATGACTCAGGAA includes:
- a CDS encoding hypothetical protein (BUSCO:11279at5125); this encodes MYYPQYPTQQYNPYPYPTNGAHTPAVSTPMPGPQNVLPVPSALSNQGAMPQAAYSNNAPAGNFDTTGQHNPPGMKPRVTATLWEDEGSLCFQVEARGICVARREDNHMINGTKLLNVAGMTRGRRDGILKSEKVRHVVKIGPMHLKGVWIPYDRALDFANKEKITELLYPLFVHNIGALLYHPSNSNRTSQVMAAAERKKNEAIVGNRSLPSLVQSHHQMMPAMPTGYTSQQPLTNGHQSMANTPQPLTNGSQPPMNGSQTPMNGSQPPMQNGGGMLKRVREDDDDLHRSGPNGHDPMNNMHGMPNGYPHQSPLGSVHQPPMQNGNDGGLKRGREEHDDIHRTGPNGHDPMNNMPGGMPSLPTYAPPPLQNLHQPLSNGDSGMLKRGRDDDDDVHRSSPNGHDANGNFELKRRKTETSTSNDMLPQSPYYTLSNGAYQGPMMNGMNPYKRRDDEAETPRPGPNMNDLNHFDLKQRHKTMESSVPAPQYDAMNRPHSSIGNSPAYASAPTGYDHLTRPASTVAVSPSYPAGPGYELARPPTNVPRRQQSFS